GGTTCATCATCATCAGTACGAAAAGGAACAGCACCATAATGGCGCCGGTGTACACGATGAGGTGTACCACGAACAGGAATTGCGCGTTCAGCATGATGTAATGCCCGGCGATGGCCACAAAGCAAACGATCATGTTCAATACGCTGTTGACGGGATTCTTGCTCAGGATCACCCCCAATGCAGAAGCAATGGCGATAGCCGAAAGCAGGATGAAGATTATCAGTTCAGTACTCATTGGTCCCATTGCTGTCTATTGTTCTTTCTTGTTTACAGTTACCGGATGCTTGGGATCGGGGATCAGCAGATCGTCTTTTCCATAGATAAAGCTTTTGCGCTGGTAATTGGCCGGCGCAAATGTTTCTGTCATATAAATAGCCTCCTTGGGGCAAGCTTCTTCACAAAAACCGCAGAATATGCAGCGCAGCATATTGATCTCGTAACGGGCGGCATATTTCTCTTCACGATAGAGATGCTCTTCTCCGTCTTTACGTTCCGCCGCTTCCATGGTAATGGCTTCAGCGGGACAAGCCACAGCGCACAGACCACAGGCTGTGCAGCGCTCCCTTCCTTCTTCATCCCGGTTCAGCACGTGCAGGCCGCGGAATACCGGGCTGAACGGCCGGGTCTCTTCCGGGTAATTCACCGTTGCTTTCTTTTTAAATATATGCGAAAGGGTGATGCCCATGCCTTTTGCGATGGCCGGCAGGTACATCTTCTCCCAGAATGTCATGGGCCTTCTGTCTACCGGCTGCGCCCTGTTCGTTAATGTTTGCATATATAATGAGTTTCTTCGTTTAAAAATCAGCCCTGGCGGTACAATACAATTGCTCCTGTAATGAGCATGTTCACCAATGCCAGGGGTATCAGCACTTTCCATCCGAGCTTCATCAGCTGGTCATACCGGAAACGCGGCAGCGTCCAGCGGACCCACATGAAAAAGAAGATGAAAGCAAATGTTTTCAGGAATAATGCACCAATGCCCAGGATGGTCACCAGATTGGGACTAAGCCCCAGGCTGTCCATATACGGGAAGCTGTACCCGCCGAAATACAGGGTGGCCATCAGCGCGGAGCTGATGAACATGTTGATGTATTCGGCAAACAGGTAGAAGCCGAGCTTCATGGAGGAATACTCCAGGTGATAACCGCCGTTCAGTTCGTTCTCCGCTTCCGGAAGGTCGAAGGGGGTACGGTTACATTCCGCGAATGCGCAGATCAGGAAAATGAAAAAACCTACGGGCTGCAGTACTACATACCAGAGGCCTTCCCGTTGCTGCTCCACAATATCCTTCAGGCTCAGGGAGCCGCTGAGCATGAACAGTGCGATCAGGGACAACCCCATGGGCAGCTCGTAGGAGATCACCTGCGAGGCGCCGCGGCAGGCGGCCATCAGCGAGAATTTATTGTTGGATGCCCATCCGCCGATCATAATACCGTAAACACCCATACCTACAACGGCGATGATCCACAGTACACCGATGTTCACATCTGCGATCTGCAGGCTGATATCTTTACCACCGATGTTCAGCACATCTCCCCAGGGGATTACGGCGCTGGTGAGGCAGGCGGTGAGCATGGCCATGGAAGGGCCGAGCACAAAAAGGAAATGGTTGGCTGTGGCGGGGATGATCTCTTCCTTGAAGAAGAGCTTGCCACCATCGGCCAGCGGTTGCAGCAGGCCGAAGGGGCCTGCGCGGTTGGGGCCGCGGCGGTCCTGGATCCAGGCTGCCACTTTACGCTCTCCCCAGGTAGAATACATCGCAATTACCAACGAAACAACCAATACCGCCGATATGAGCAGTAGCTTTTCGATTATAAATAACCAGTCAATTGCTAATAAATGTACAGTCATATCTCGCTTTATTGAGCTCCATTGTTTTTAGGAAAATCATTAGAATGCGCGGGGCCGTCTATCTTGCTCAGGTCAACCACCGGCATGTTCACTTCACTGACGGTATGAATGTCCATCAGCAATCTTGGGGCGCGGCCGTCCATCACGTTCGCGATGGTTTCCTGCGGTTTGTGCACACCTACATAATGCCCCTGGGAGATCACGCTGTGGCGGGATATATTGCGGGGGCCTTCAATCACCCAGTCCTTCACATCCTTCCGCTCAAAACGGCAGGTATCGCAGATGAATTCCTCCACTTCCCCATATTTGTCTTTCCGTGCGGTCACGCGGAATATCTCGTCTCCCCGCATCCAAAGCACGGCTTTGCCGGAACATTTATCGCAGCTGCAATGTGCGTCCACCGGCTTGAGGAACCATACGCGGTTCTTGAAGCGTGCGGTACGGTCGGTCAGTGCGCCAACGGGACAAACATCTATCACATTGCCGATAAAGTCGCTGTCCAGCGAGTTCTGGATATAGGTGCTGATCTCGGAAGCATCGCCGCGGCCAAGGATACCGTGGTCGCGTTTGTTCGTCAGCTGGTCAGCCGTGAATACGCAGCGGTAGCAAAGGATGCAGCGGGTCATATGCAGTTTGATATGATCTCCGATATCGATCTTGTCGAAAGTTCTTCTTTTGAATTCGTAGCGGGTGGAAGATACGCCGTGCTCGTAGCTGAGGTCCTGCAGGTCGCATTCACCGGCCTGGTCGCAAACGGGACAGTCCAGCGGATGATTCAGCAGCAGGAATTCCACCACGCCTTTACGGGCATCCAGCACTTCAGGGGAAGTGATGTTGGCCACTTCCATGCCGTCCATTACGGTGGTGCGGCAGCTGGCCACCAGCTTTGGCATGGGGCGGGGGTCCGCATCCGAGCCTTTGCTGACCTTTACGAGGCAGGTACGGCATTTACCGCCGCTGCCCTGCAGCTTGGAATAATAACACATCGCAGGCGGCACCACATCGCCTCCGATCATACGGGCAGCGTTCAGGATCGTAGTGCCCGGCTCCACCTCTACGGGGATGTTATCGATCGTAACCTTGAATAATTTCTTTTCTTCCGCCATTGTTCTGAAACTTTGCATTCACCGGAAAAGCCTGTCCGGCGAAAATTATTTATTAAGCCGTAGCAACCGGGGCTGCTTCGGGCAAGGGATCTGCGTAATGCGCAAGTCCGAAGTTACGTTTCACCGCTTCTTCAGGATAGCGCACATGCCATTCGAACTCGTCACGGAAATGACGGATGGCAGCGGCTACCGGCCATGCTGCGGCATCTCCGAGGGGGCAGATGGTGTTGCCTTCGATCCTGCGCTGGATATCCCACAGCAGGTCGATGTCGCTTTCCTTGCCTTTACCGTTCTCTATATTGAGCAGCACTTTTTTCATCCAGCCGGTGCCTTCACGGCAGGGGCTGCACTGGCCGCAGCTTTCGTGATGGTAGAAACGCGCGAGCGACATGGTATGGCGCACCACGCATTGATCTTCATCCAGCACAATAAAACCGCCGGAACCCATCATGGAGCCGGAGGCAAATCCGCCATCGTTCAGGCTTTCGTACGTCATCATGCGCTGTTCGCCTTTGGCTGTTTTCAGCAGCAGGTTGGCCGGCAGGATGGGTACGGAAGAACCGCCCGGGATGCATGCCTTCAGGCGTTTGCCGTTCGGGATGCCGCCGCAGTATTCGTCTGAGTAGATGAATTCCTCCACGGAAATGTTCATATCTATTTCGTACACGCCTGGTTTGTTGAGATTGCCGCAGGCGGAAATGAGCTTGGTGCCGGTGGATTTACCGGTGCCGTACTTCGCATATTCATCGCCGCCAATATTGATGATCGGCACTACGGCGGCGAGTGTTTCCACATTGTTCACCACGGTAGGGCATTGCCATAGCCCCTTTACAGCGGGGAATGGCGGTTTGATGCGCGGGTTGCCCCGTTTGCCTTCCAGTGATTCGATCAATGCGGTCTCTTCTCCGCAGATGTAAGCGCCGGCGCCGCGTTGCACATATATCTCCAGGTCAAAGCCGGAGCCCTGGATGTTCTTGCCCAGCCAGCCGTTCTTGCGGGCGTCGCTGATCGCTTCTTCGAGGATATCGGGGATCCAGGCGTATTCGCCACGGATGTAGATGTAGGTGGTGTTTGCGCCGAGGGCAAAGCTGGAGATCAGCAGCCCTTCAATGAGCAGGTGGGGAATGAATTCCATCAGGTAACGGTCCTTGAAGGTCCCTGGCTCCGATTCGTCCGCATTACAAACGAGGTAGCGGGGCACACCTTCCGGTTTTGCCAGGAAGCTCCATTTCAGGCCGGTAGGGAATCCCGCGCCACCACGGCCGCGCAGGCCGCTTTTCTTCACTTCTTCGGTCACCAGGTCCGGGCTCATGCTCTTCAGGGCCTTTTCAGCTGCGGCATACCCGCCGTTCTTCCGGTACACATCGTAGTACCGGATGCCTTCTATGTGCGCCTTGTCTAACAGTAATTTACGTCCCATTGTCTCGCTTTATAAAATGCTCCCGATGGCGGGAACGGTATAGTTTTTTCAGCTTTTTCTACTTTGGTCAGCCGCCGTTGTGTCACTCACTTCAGCTGCTGTGCCTTGTTGTGCGGCCTAATTCGATTTTGCCCGGCATTCCGCGATGATCTCATCCACTCTTGCCTTTGTCAGGTGCTCTTTATAGAACTTGCCCAACTGCATCATCGGCGCATAACCGCAGGCGCCGAGGCACTCCACCGTCTTTAAAGAAAAAAGGCCATCTGCGGTGGTTTCACCCACGTTGATGCCCAATCTCTCTTTGATATATTCAATGATATTGTCCGAACCACTCAACATACACGGACCGGTATGGCATACCTCGAAGAGATACTTGCCCACCGGCTTGAGGTTGTACATGGAGTAAAAGGTCGCCACTTCATACACCTCGATGGGCGCTATCTGCAGCAGGGATGCCACATAATCCATCGTTTCCGCACTGAGCCAGCCGCCGAACGATTCCTGGGCCAGGTGCAGCACCGGAATCAGGGCGCTTTTCTGCTTCCCTTCCGGGTAGCGCGCAATGATCTCTTTTACTTTATTCAGCTTCTCTTCAGAAAATTGAACGGCCATTTATAAATCTTGCTTTATGATTATTCTTCAAATATCCGCTGCGGTCATTTTGCAGCAGCGAATGGTATCCGTTATGCATCCAGTTCCCCGGCGATCAGGTTCAGGGAGCTCATACAGATGATCGCGTCACTGAGCATTGCACCCTGCACCAGTTCCGGATAGGCCTGGTAATAAATGAAACATGGCCTGCGGAAGTGCAGCCGGTATGGTGAGCGGCCACCGTCACTGATCAGGTAGAAGCCCAGCTCTCCGTTGGCGCCTTCCACCGGGTTGTACAGTTCTCCCGGTAAAATATCGGTTTCCCCCATCACAATTTTGAAGTGATAGATGAGCGCTTCCATTTTTGTATATACATCATCCTTGTCAGGCAGGTAATAGGCGGGAACATCGGCATGGAAAACATCTTCCGGCAATGTTTTCAGCTTTTCCATAGCCTGGCGGATGATGCTGAGGCTTTGCCACATTTCCGCATTGCGTACCAGGAAACGGTCGTACGTGTCGCCGGTAGTGCCTACGGGAATAGTGAATTCAAAATCTTCATAAGAGCAGTATGGGCTGGCCACGCGAACATCGTAATCTACACCCGTCGCTCTCAGGTTGGGGCCGGTGAAGCCGTAGTTCATCGCTCTCTCCGCGGTGATCGCCCCAACGCCCTGCGTACGCTCCATGAAGATGCGGTTACGGGTGAAGAGGTTTTCGAACTCTTTCAGCACGGCAGGGTATTCTGCCAGGAATTTCTCGATCTTCCGGAACGCTTCCGGCGTGAAATTCCTTTCGAAACCGCCTACGCGGCCGATATTGGTGGTAAGCCTGGAGCCGCAGATCTCTTCATAGATCTCGTACACCAGCTCACGGTATTGCATGACATACAGGAACCC
This genomic stretch from Chitinophaga sp. XS-30 harbors:
- the nuoF gene encoding NADH-quinone oxidoreductase subunit NuoF; protein product: MGRKLLLDKAHIEGIRYYDVYRKNGGYAAAEKALKSMSPDLVTEEVKKSGLRGRGGAGFPTGLKWSFLAKPEGVPRYLVCNADESEPGTFKDRYLMEFIPHLLIEGLLISSFALGANTTYIYIRGEYAWIPDILEEAISDARKNGWLGKNIQGSGFDLEIYVQRGAGAYICGEETALIESLEGKRGNPRIKPPFPAVKGLWQCPTVVNNVETLAAVVPIINIGGDEYAKYGTGKSTGTKLISACGNLNKPGVYEIDMNISVEEFIYSDEYCGGIPNGKRLKACIPGGSSVPILPANLLLKTAKGEQRMMTYESLNDGGFASGSMMGSGGFIVLDEDQCVVRHTMSLARFYHHESCGQCSPCREGTGWMKKVLLNIENGKGKESDIDLLWDIQRRIEGNTICPLGDAAAWPVAAAIRHFRDEFEWHVRYPEEAVKRNFGLAHYADPLPEAAPVATA
- the nuoI gene encoding NADH-quinone oxidoreductase subunit NuoI, which encodes MQTLTNRAQPVDRRPMTFWEKMYLPAIAKGMGITLSHIFKKKATVNYPEETRPFSPVFRGLHVLNRDEEGRERCTACGLCAVACPAEAITMEAAERKDGEEHLYREEKYAARYEINMLRCIFCGFCEEACPKEAIYMTETFAPANYQRKSFIYGKDDLLIPDPKHPVTVNKKEQ
- a CDS encoding 2Fe-2S iron-sulfur cluster-binding protein; its protein translation is MQSFRTMAEEKKLFKVTIDNIPVEVEPGTTILNAARMIGGDVVPPAMCYYSKLQGSGGKCRTCLVKVSKGSDADPRPMPKLVASCRTTVMDGMEVANITSPEVLDARKGVVEFLLLNHPLDCPVCDQAGECDLQDLSYEHGVSSTRYEFKRRTFDKIDIGDHIKLHMTRCILCYRCVFTADQLTNKRDHGILGRGDASEISTYIQNSLDSDFIGNVIDVCPVGALTDRTARFKNRVWFLKPVDAHCSCDKCSGKAVLWMRGDEIFRVTARKDKYGEVEEFICDTCRFERKDVKDWVIEGPRNISRHSVISQGHYVGVHKPQETIANVMDGRAPRLLMDIHTVSEVNMPVVDLSKIDGPAHSNDFPKNNGAQ
- a CDS encoding NADH-quinone oxidoreductase subunit D, coding for MMSEHKHITLPDGSIEKQTSTLNLGPTHPATHGVFQNVMEMDGERIVSTVPTVGYIHRAFEKIAERRPYYQITPLTDRLNYCSAPINNMGWHLTVEKLLGIQTPKRVDYLRVVIMELARITDHLICNSVIGVDSGAFTGFLYVMQYRELVYEIYEEICGSRLTTNIGRVGGFERNFTPEAFRKIEKFLAEYPAVLKEFENLFTRNRIFMERTQGVGAITAERAMNYGFTGPNLRATGVDYDVRVASPYCSYEDFEFTIPVGTTGDTYDRFLVRNAEMWQSLSIIRQAMEKLKTLPEDVFHADVPAYYLPDKDDVYTKMEALIYHFKIVMGETDILPGELYNPVEGANGELGFYLISDGGRSPYRLHFRRPCFIYYQAYPELVQGAMLSDAIICMSSLNLIAGELDA
- the nuoH gene encoding NADH-quinone oxidoreductase subunit NuoH; its protein translation is MTVHLLAIDWLFIIEKLLLISAVLVVSLVIAMYSTWGERKVAAWIQDRRGPNRAGPFGLLQPLADGGKLFFKEEIIPATANHFLFVLGPSMAMLTACLTSAVIPWGDVLNIGGKDISLQIADVNIGVLWIIAVVGMGVYGIMIGGWASNNKFSLMAACRGASQVISYELPMGLSLIALFMLSGSLSLKDIVEQQREGLWYVVLQPVGFFIFLICAFAECNRTPFDLPEAENELNGGYHLEYSSMKLGFYLFAEYINMFISSALMATLYFGGYSFPYMDSLGLSPNLVTILGIGALFLKTFAFIFFFMWVRWTLPRFRYDQLMKLGWKVLIPLALVNMLITGAIVLYRQG
- the nuoE gene encoding NAD(P)H-dependent oxidoreductase subunit E; translated protein: MAVQFSEEKLNKVKEIIARYPEGKQKSALIPVLHLAQESFGGWLSAETMDYVASLLQIAPIEVYEVATFYSMYNLKPVGKYLFEVCHTGPCMLSGSDNIIEYIKERLGINVGETTADGLFSLKTVECLGACGYAPMMQLGKFYKEHLTKARVDEIIAECRAKSN